One stretch of Carettochelys insculpta isolate YL-2023 chromosome 20, ASM3395843v1, whole genome shotgun sequence DNA includes these proteins:
- the H3-3B gene encoding histone H3.3 yields the protein MARTKQTARKSTGGKAPRKQLATKAARKSAPSTGGVKKPHRYRPGTVALREIRRYQKSTELLIRKLPFQRLVREIAQDFKTDLRFQSAAIGALQEASEAYLVGLFEDTNLCAIHAKRVTIMPKDIQLARRIRGERA from the exons ATGGCCCGTACAAAGCAGACTGCCCGTAAATCCACTGGTGGCAAAGCTCCTCGCAAACAGCTGGCCACGAAGGCGGCTAGGAAAAGCGCTCCCTCTACTGGCGGAGTCAAGAAACCTCATCGCTACAG GCCCGGTACTGTGGCCCTTCGTGAGATTCGTCGTTATCAGAAGTCTACAGAGCTGCTGATTCGCAAGCTTCCCTTCCAGAGGTTGGTAAGGGAAATCGCCCAAGACTTCAAAACAGACTTGAGGTTCCAGAGTGCAGCCATTGGTGCTCTGCAG gaggcTAGTGAAGCATATCTGGTGGGTCTGTTTGAAGACACAAATCTGTGCGCCATCCATGCCAAGAGAGTCACCATCATGCCCAAAGACATCCAGCTGGCTCGCAGGATACGGGGGGAGAGAGCTTAA